Proteins from a genomic interval of Pseudomonas silesiensis:
- a CDS encoding F0F1 ATP synthase subunit I, with the protein MESRTPNRLPFHRLAVFPVLLAQFVVLVLAALALWYWHGVVAGYSGLCGGLIALLPNVYFAHRAFRFSGARAAQAIVRSFYAGEAGKLILTAVLFALTFAGVKPLAPLAVFGVFVLTQLVSWFAPLLMRTRLSRP; encoded by the coding sequence ATGGAGAGCCGCACGCCAAACCGCTTGCCGTTCCATCGCCTGGCAGTTTTTCCGGTCTTGCTGGCTCAATTTGTCGTTTTGGTACTGGCCGCTTTGGCGCTTTGGTACTGGCATGGAGTCGTAGCCGGGTATTCGGGACTCTGCGGAGGCCTGATAGCCTTGCTGCCCAATGTTTATTTCGCTCACAGGGCATTTCGGTTTTCCGGCGCCCGGGCAGCTCAAGCCATCGTCCGGTCTTTTTATGCCGGCGAGGCGGGCAAACTGATTTTGACGGCAGTGCTCTTTGCATTGACGTTCGCAGGTGTGAAGCCATTGGCGCCGCTGGCTGTATTCGGCGTCTTCGTGTTGACCCAACTGGTCAGCTGGTTCGCGCCCCTGCTGATGAGAACAAGACTTTCGAGACCTTAG
- the rsmG gene encoding 16S rRNA (guanine(527)-N(7))-methyltransferase RsmG, translating into MSSSVTAQHAEELSTGARQLGVTLSDTQHAQLLEYLALLIKWNKAYNLTAVRDPDEMVSRHLLDSLSVMSFVENGRWLDVGSGGGMPGIPLAILFPESQVTCLDSNGKKTRFLTQVKLELKLDNLQVIHSRVEEFQPAQAFNGIISRAFSSMENFSNWTRHLGDTDTRWLAMKGVHPADELVALPADFHLDSEHALAVPGCQGQRHLLILRRTA; encoded by the coding sequence CCGCGCAACACGCAGAAGAGTTATCCACAGGTGCTCGCCAGCTTGGTGTCACACTGTCAGACACCCAGCATGCCCAGCTGCTGGAGTATCTGGCCCTGTTGATAAAATGGAACAAGGCTTACAACCTGACCGCCGTTCGCGATCCGGACGAAATGGTGTCCCGTCACCTGCTCGACAGTTTGAGCGTGATGTCGTTCGTCGAAAACGGTCGCTGGCTGGATGTTGGCAGCGGCGGCGGCATGCCGGGTATTCCGCTGGCCATCCTGTTTCCGGAGTCCCAGGTGACGTGCCTGGACAGCAATGGCAAGAAAACCCGCTTCCTGACCCAGGTCAAACTCGAACTCAAACTGGATAACCTGCAAGTTATCCACAGTCGCGTCGAAGAATTTCAGCCTGCTCAAGCCTTCAACGGGATCATCTCCCGGGCGTTCAGCAGTATGGAGAACTTCAGCAACTGGACTCGCCACCTCGGCGACACCGATACACGTTGGCTGGCAATGAAGGGCGTTCATCCGGCCGATGAGCTGGTAGCATTGCCGGCAGACTTCCACCTCGATAGCGAACACGCCCTGGCCGTACCTGGTTGCCAAGGCCAACGCCATCTGCTGATACTGCGCCGCACGGCATGA
- a CDS encoding ParB/RepB/Spo0J family partition protein, translating into MAVKKRGLGRGLDALLSGPTVSSLEEQAVQADQRELQHLPLDLIQRGKYQPRRDMDPQALEELAQSIKAQGVMQPIVVRPIGSGRYEIIAGERRWRASQQAGQETIPAMVRDVPDETAIAMALIENIQREDLNPIEEAVALQRLQQEFQLTQQQVAEAVGKSRVTVANLLRLIALPEVIKTMLSHGDLEMGHARALLGLPENQQVEGARHVVARGLTVRQTEALVRQWLSGKPEPAEPVKPDPDIARLEQRLAERLGSAVQIRHGKKGKGQLVIGYNSLDELQGVLAHIR; encoded by the coding sequence ATGGCCGTCAAGAAACGAGGTCTCGGACGTGGACTGGATGCACTGCTGAGTGGTCCGACTGTCAGCTCCCTGGAAGAACAGGCGGTGCAGGCAGATCAACGTGAGCTGCAGCACCTGCCCCTGGACCTGATCCAGCGTGGCAAGTACCAGCCACGGCGGGACATGGATCCCCAGGCGCTGGAGGAGCTGGCGCAGTCGATCAAGGCCCAGGGCGTGATGCAGCCGATCGTGGTTCGTCCGATAGGCAGCGGCCGCTACGAAATCATTGCCGGCGAACGTCGCTGGCGTGCCAGCCAGCAAGCCGGCCAGGAGACCATACCGGCGATGGTCCGCGACGTACCGGATGAAACCGCGATCGCCATGGCGCTGATCGAGAACATCCAGCGCGAGGACCTCAACCCGATCGAAGAAGCGGTGGCCTTGCAGCGTTTGCAGCAGGAATTCCAGCTGACTCAGCAACAAGTGGCCGAAGCGGTGGGCAAATCCCGCGTAACCGTGGCCAACCTGCTACGCTTGATCGCGTTGCCGGAAGTCATCAAAACCATGCTGTCCCACGGTGACCTGGAAATGGGTCATGCCCGTGCTTTGCTCGGTTTACCGGAGAATCAACAGGTTGAAGGGGCGCGACACGTTGTCGCACGAGGGCTGACGGTGCGCCAGACCGAAGCACTGGTTCGCCAGTGGTTGAGTGGCAAACCGGAGCCTGCTGAACCGGTAAAGCCGGACCCGGATATCGCCCGGCTCGAACAGCGTCTGGCCGAGCGTTTAGGCTCTGCGGTGCAGATCCGCCACGGGAAAAAAGGGAAAGGGCAGTTGGTGATCGGTTACAACTCCCTCGATGAGCTTCAAGGTGTGCTTGCACACATTCGCTGA
- a CDS encoding ParA family protein — translation MAKVFAIANQKGGVGKTTTCINLAASLVATKRRVLLIDLDPQGNATMGSGVDKHGLENSVYDLLIGECDLAQAMHYSEHGGYQLLPANRDLTAAEVVLLEMQMKESRLRSALAPIRENYDYILIDCPPSLSMLTLNALVAADGVIIPMQCEYFALEGLSDLVDNIKRIAELLNPNLKVEGLLRTMYDPRLSLMNDVSAQLKEHFGEQLYDTVIPRNIRLAEAPSYGMPALVYDKTSRGAIAYLALAGEMVRRQRKNSRIAAAQAT, via the coding sequence ATGGCTAAGGTATTCGCGATTGCGAACCAAAAGGGTGGTGTGGGTAAAACCACCACCTGTATCAACCTCGCAGCTTCCCTGGTCGCTACCAAGCGCCGGGTGCTGTTGATCGATCTCGATCCACAGGGCAACGCCACCATGGGTAGCGGTGTGGATAAACACGGCCTGGAAAACTCGGTCTACGACCTGTTGATCGGCGAATGTGACCTGGCGCAGGCCATGCACTACTCCGAGCACGGTGGTTACCAACTGTTGCCGGCCAACCGCGACCTGACCGCCGCGGAAGTGGTTCTGCTGGAAATGCAGATGAAGGAGAGTCGCCTGCGCAGTGCGTTGGCGCCGATCCGTGAAAACTACGATTACATTCTGATCGACTGCCCGCCGTCGCTGTCGATGCTCACGCTTAACGCACTGGTCGCTGCGGACGGGGTGATTATCCCCATGCAGTGCGAGTACTTCGCCCTCGAAGGCTTGAGCGACCTTGTGGATAACATCAAGCGCATCGCTGAGCTGCTGAACCCGAACCTGAAAGTCGAAGGCCTGTTGCGGACCATGTACGACCCGCGCCTGAGCCTGATGAACGATGTGTCGGCGCAGCTCAAGGAACACTTCGGCGAGCAGCTCTACGACACGGTCATTCCGCGCAACATCCGCCTGGCCGAAGCGCCAAGCTATGGCATGCCGGCGCTGGTGTACGACAAAACTTCGCGAGGCGCGATTGCCTATCTGGCATTGGCTGGCGAGATGGTTCGCCGTCAACGCAAAAATTCTCGCATCGCCGCTGCTCAGGCAACTTAA